From the Agromyces laixinhei genome, the window ATCTCAGTCGGCTCGGGCGCGACGCAGGGCGGCGGCCTCTTCCAGTTCGGCCAGACCGGCGGCAGCTACAGCCAGGTGACCGGAACCGGCACCGCCGACTACGCGGGCTCGGTGCGGTTCACCGGTCACGGCGGCGTGCTCGACCTCACGTTCGCCAGCCCGACCCTGCGCGCCACCACCACGACGAGCGGCGTGCTCGAGGTCTCGGTCAACGGTTCGCGCGTCGACCTCGCGACCGTCGATCTCTCGCGCGGCTCGAAGTCGCTCGTGAACGGTGCGACCCGCATCGCGAATATCCCGGTCACGCTGACCGCTGCGGGCGCGGCCGCGTTCCAGGGCTACTACTCCATGGGGCGGGCGCTCGACCCGCTCACGGTCGTCATCGGCTCGCCGGGGGCGGCGCCCGCGGGCAGCTCCGGCACGGTCGCCACCGCTTCGGCCGCCACGACCGCGCCGAAGGCCGTGCCGGCGACCCCGCCGGCCACGACCGGCATCGTGCTCGACGCCGCCACCCTCGCCGCGCTCGTCGAGGGCAAGGAGGTCACGGTCACCGTCGACGGGTTCGAGCCGAACGAGACCGGCATCATGGTCGTCGTCTACTCGACGCCGATCGTGCTGGCGCGTGACCTCGTCGCCGATGCGAACGGCGTGGTCACGTGGACGGGCAGCCTGCCGGCCGGTCTCGGGGCCGGCGAACACACGCTGACCTTCCAGGGATCGACGGCGAAGGGCATCCGCTTCACCGTCACCGCCCCCGCCGGCATGTGCACCGTGACCGACGCCACGCTCGACTGGGGCTTCAAGGGCTCCTTCCTGCAGTACCTCGAGGGCGGCATCGCGAACGGCGAATGGATCGTGACCGGTGCCGGTGAGACCGACGGCGTGTTCGAGTTCGCCGGCGGCACGGGTTCGATCGAGGCCGAGACGGTGCGCGGGCTCGTCTCCTTCCCCGGCTCGATCGAGTTCACCGGCCACGACGGTGCGCTCGACACGACGATCTCGAATCCGTCGATCGAGCTCGTCGGCAGCGACGAGGCGTACCTCCGGCTCGACGTGACGGGCACCACGCAGCATGGCGAGGCGGTCACCGCCACGGCAGTGCGCTTCGCCTCGCTCGACCTCGACGGCGCGCTCGTTCGCGACGGCGACTCGCTCGTCGGCACGGCGGTTCCGGCCGAGTTCACGGCAGAGGGTGCTGCTGCGTTCGGCACCTACTCCGCCGGGGAAGAGCTCGATCCGGTCTCGTTCGCGGTCGCATTGCCCGCCGACTGCGGCATCGAGGCGGGTGCCGCGAAGCCCGAGGTGCAGGCGGTCGTCGACGACGACCTCGAGGTGCAGGCGACCTCAGCCGACGGCCCGGCGGCATGGCTCATCTGGCTGATCGTCGCGATCGTCGTGCTCGTGCTGGCCGGGATCGGCGCGTTCCTGATCATCCGGAACCGACGCGCGGCGCGCTGACCCTGCGCGCATCCGGGAGGCCGGCCCCGTCGGGGCCGGCCTCCCAACGTCGTCGCAGCGAAATGCGGGACAATGGAGGGGTGACCGACCCCGTGAGTACCAACGAACCCGATGAGCAGCGCACCCCGCAGAGCGGCGACGCATCCGTGCCGCTCGAGACCGAGGTCGCGCGCGACACCGTGACCGTGCGCCGCGCCCCGCGCTACTCGCGATTCCTCACGCTGGGCGCGCTCGTCGGCGCCGTCGTGGCGCTCATCCTCACGTTCGCCTTCCCGCCGAACGACGAGTTCGACCGGGGCCAGGTGTTCGGGTTCCTGCTGCTCGCCTGCGCTGCCATCGGCGTGGCGCTCGGCGCCGGCGTGGCGCTCGTCATCGACCGCACGACCGCACGCCGGGCGAAGTCGGTCGCCGTCGAGCACGAGTCGACGCGCCCGGTCGACGAGTAGCGCGCACCCGTCTCCGGGGCGAGCTGAAGCGCGGAAGCGGCCGGCTCAGCTGAGCTGCGTGCGCTCCACCCAGCCGAGGTACTCCTCGGTGACGGTGCCGGTGACGTACTCGCCGGTGAAGCACGACAGGTCGAGCTGCTCGATCGAGGTGCCCTCGGTGATCGCGGCCTGGAGGTCGGCCACCTCCTGGTAGATCATGTGGTCGGCGCTCAGCTCGGTGGCGATCTCGGGAATCTTTCGGTCGTAGGCGATGAGCTCCTGGCGGCTCGGCATGTTGATGCCGTACACGTGCGGAAAACGCACCGGCGGCGCGGCCGACGTGAAGGTCACCTTGTTGGCACCGGCAGCCCTGGCCATCTCGACGATCTCCTTCGAGGTCGTGCCGCGCACGATCGAGTCGTCGACGATCAGGATGTTCTTGCCCTTGAACTCCGTGCCCATGGCGTTCAGCTTCTGTCGCACCGAGCGCTTTCGCTCCGCCTGGCCGGGCATGATGAAGGTGCGGCCGACGTAGCGGTTCTTGTAGAAGCCCTCGCGATACTCGATGCCGAGCTTCTGCGCGACCTGCATCGCAGAGGGGCGGGAGGAATCGGGGATCGGCATGACGACATCGATGTCGCCCTTGTCCATGTGGGTCTCGATGGTCGTCGCGAGCCGGTCGCCCATGCGCAGGCGCGCCTCGTACACCGAGATGCCGTTCATGATCGAGTCGGGGCGGGCGAGGTAGACGTACTCGAACGAGCACGGCACGAGCACCGCGTTCTTCGCGCACTGCCGCGAGACCATCTGGCCGTCGAGCCCGATGAAGATGGCCTCACCCGGGTGCACGTCGCGCACGATCTCGTACCCGCCCGATTCGAGCACGAGCGACTCGGATGCCACGATCCACTCGTCGCGGCCGTTGTCGGCGGTGCGGCGGCCGAGGATGAGCGGGCGGATGCCGAACGGGTCGCGGAACGCGAGCAGGCCGTAGCCGGCGATCAGGGCGATGACGGCATAGGAGCCCTCGACGCGTTCGTGCACCTGCTCGACCGCGGCGAACACCTGGTCGGGGTCGAGGTCGAGGCCGGTGATCTGGCCCTGCAGCTCGGTGGCGAGCACGTTGAGCAGCATCTCGGTGTCGCTCGTCGAGTTCACGTGCCGGCGGTCGATGCGGAAGAGGTCTTCCGAGAGTTCGCGTGTGTTCGTGAGGTTGCCGTTGTGCACGAGGATGATGCCGTACGGCGCGTTCACGTAGAACGGTTGCGCCTCCTCTTCACGCTCGGAGGCACCCTTCGTCGTGTAGCGCACATGGCCGAGGCCCATGTTGCCGATGAGCGAGCGCATGTCACGAGTGCGGAAGGCCTCGCGTACCTGCCCGCGCGCCTTCGCCATGTGGAACACGGGGCCGTCGGCCGTCGCGATTCCCGTCGAATCCTGGCCGCGGTGCTGCAGCAGCAGCAGGCTGTCGTAGATCTGCTGGTTGGCCGGTTCAGTGGAGACGATTCCGACGATGCCGCACATGCGAGCAATGGCTCCTCGAAGGTGGGGGAAGTGTCCGAGCAGGACCCATCAATTCTCACATACGCGCGCGTGTGAGCCGTCTGGGCGAACGCTGCTGCTCAGCTGAGCACCTGCGCCGCCGGATCAGTATTCCGACGGCTTCGCGAGCACGGCCATGGTGCACCGTGAGATGCACACGAGCCGGCCCGCGGCATCCGTGATCCTGATCTCCCACACCTGGGTGGTGCGTCCTCGGGTCAGGGGCGTCGCCTCGCCGTAGACCCACCCTTCTGCGACCGGCCGCACGTGGTTCGCGTTGATCTCCATACCGACGCAGTAGAACTTCGCGGGGTCGACCGTGAGGGTCGCGCCCCAGCTCGCGAGCGTTTCCGCGAGGGCGACGGATGCTCCGCCGTGCAGTACCCCGCCGGGCTGGCGCGTGCGGTGGTCGACGGGCATGCGCCCCTTGAGCGAATCGTCGGTGGTCTCGGTGATCTCGATGCCGATGGCGCGGATCATGGTCTCGTCGCGCGCGTTCGCCCACTCGAGTGAGGGTTCGCCGAACCAGATGCTCATGCCGTCGAGTCTGGCATGCGGGCAGCGGATGCAGCGGGGCTCAGGCGAGCTCGGCGATGATCGGGTGCATGGCATCGTCGAACGCCGAGGCATCCGCTCGCAGTGAATCGGTGACCGCGACGGTCAGTTCGCCGATCCACCAGACGCCGGACTCGGCGAGCGGCAGCACCTCGACGTTGAGCTCGAAGGAATGCGCGCGCCGGCCGACCTCGCGTTCGTGTTCGGCGATCGTGCCGGCGTAGGCGCGGTACGAGTCACCACGGCGGGCGGCCGACGCACCGCGGTAGCCCTCGTGCGCCCAGTCGGCCCAGGCCCGCGCGGCCTCCGCATGCCCCACGATCGCGGCGGCGAGCACCTCGGAGCCCGAGGTCGGCAGCGCGACCTCGGTCTCGAAGGCGTGAACGAGCTCGAGGGGCACGGCCGACGGATGCGTCTCGGGCTCGACGGTCATCGCCCACCAGGTGCGCCACTGCTGCTCGAGCTGGTCGTGCCGGTCCATCTCGAGCCGCTCGCCGACGGCGCCGACATCGCGCAGGCGCGGCAGTTCGACCGGGGAGGCGATCGCCAGCACTTCACGCAGGTAGAGAGCGAGCAGAACCGGGCGACTCGCATTCTCACGGATCACCCACGATGGTGTGCCTCCCGGCTGCATGGCTGTATTTTAGCGCTCCCTCCCTGCAGCGGCACGGTTCGCCGCGCGGGGGCGGAGGTGCGGCGCGGGTACTCTTGACGGGTGACCTCGAACTCGTCCTATGCCGCTGCCGGAGTCGACACGCAGGCGGGTGACCTCGCCGTCGAACTCATGAAGGCGTCGGTCTCCGCGACTCATGGGCCCGATGTGCTCGGCGGCGTCGGCGGATTCGCCGGGCTCTTCGATCTCTCGTTCGCGAAGGACTACACGCGGCCGCTGCTCGCGACCTCGACCGACGGGGTCGGCACGAAGATCGCGATCGCGCAGGCGCTCGACAAGCACGACACGATCGGTCAAGACCTCGTCGGCATGGTCGTCGACGACATCGTCGTCGTCGGCGCGAAGCCGCTCTTCATGACCGACTACATCGCGTGCGGCAAGGTCGTGCCCGAGCGCATCGCCTCGATCGTCACGGGCATCGCGCGCGCCTGCGCCGAGACCGGCACCGCCCTCGTCGGCGGTGAGACCGCCGAGCACCCCGGCCTCATGGGCGTCGACGACTACGACGTCGCAGGCGCCGCGACGGGCATCGTCGAGGCCGACCGCCTGCTCGGGGCCGAGAAGGTCGAGACGGGCGATGCGGTCATCGCGATCGCTTCGAGCGGACTGCATTCCAACGGGTTCTCGCTCGTGCGCAGCATTCTTCGACAGGCCGAGATCGACTTCGTCGATCGGTCGGATGAACTCGGCGCCACTTGGGGTGAGGCCCTGCTCGAGCCCACGCGCCTCTACTCGGGCCAGCTCGTCGAGTTGCTCGCCGGCCCCCACGGCGACGCCGTGCACTCGCTCTCGCACGTCACCGGCGGCGGCATCGCCGCCAACCTCGCCCGGGTGCTGCCGCTCGGTTCGTGGGTCGAGCTCGACCGTGCGACGTGGTCGCCCGCCCCGGTGTTCCGCGTGCTCAGCGACCTCGCCGGCACCACGCTCGAGTCCACCGAGGGCACCTGGAACCTCGGCATCGGCTTCTTCGCCGTCGTGCGAGCGGATGCCGCGGCATCCGTCATCTCGGCGCTCGATGCACTCGGACTCCCGTCGTGGCAGGCGGGCACCGTGACCATCGGCGATCGGGACCTCGCCGGCTTCGAGCAGGGCGCCAAGGGCGTCGACGGCGGCGCCGTGCGCCTCGTCGGCTCGTACGCGAGCTGATCGGCCGGCTGTGCGCACGCCGGTCTCGATCGGGCTCATCGGCACGACCGATGCGTCGATCGTGGCGGCGCTCGCGCCGCGCATCGAACGGCTCGGGTTCCACGCGCTGTGGCTCAACGACGTGCCCGGCGGCGACTCGCTCGCGGGACTCCGTGTCGCGGCGGCTGAGACATCGACGCTGCGGCTCGCGACGGGTGTGATCCCGCTCGACCGGCGCCCCGTCGAATCACTCGACCTCGCGGCGGCCCCCGCGAAGCGACTGTCGGTCGGCATCGGCTCGGGCCGGGCGCGGCGATCGCTGGCGCTCGTCGGCGACGGCATCACCGCGCTCCGCGCAGCGACCGAGGCCGAGGTGATCGTCGGCGCACTCGGGCCGCGCATGCGCCGGCTCGCCGCTGAGCGGGCCGACGGTGCACTCTTCAACTGGCTGACGCCCGAAGCGGCCGCATCCGCGGTGCACGAACTGCGCGATGTCGCCGGCGACCGTCCGGTCCGCGGCATCCTCTATGTGCGCACCATCGTCGAAACGGCCGCACGCCCGGCGCTCGAGCACGAGGCCGCGCGGTACGACGCCGTGCCGGCGTACGCGGCGAACTTCGCCCGGCTCGGCACCCGCGCGATCGACGCGACGGTCTCGAGCGCCGACGAGCTCGCGGCCTACGACGGAGCGGTCGACGAGATCGTGCTGCGCGCGATCACTCCCGACGGATCGCTCGCAGAACTCGAACGATTCGTCGACGACACGGCGGGATGGCTCGGCCGTTCAGCGTGACGATGGGTCACTCGACCTGTTCCGGTCATCGGCGTAGGGTGCAGGCATGGCCGACGATGCGGTCATCCGCGACAAGCTTCGCCTGATGTTCGAGACACCCGGCGGCGATGTCGAGCACGCCGAGGCGCTCTACCACGACGACGCAGTCCTCGAGTTTCCGCAGTCCGGGGAGCGTTACGAGGGCCGCGAGGCGTTCACCGCATGGCGGAGTCGGTACCCGGCCGGGGTCGCGTTCACGATTCTCCGGGTGACCGTGCGCGACGACCTCGCGGTGGTGGAGCTGACCGCGAGCTACGACGGTGGCGCGGGCATGTACGGCGTCAGCATTCACGAGTTCCGCGGCGACAGGATCTCGCTCGAGCGCATCTACGTGGCGGACGGGTGGGATGCCCCGGACTGGCGGAAGCCGTGGCGCTCCGACCGGCCGGTGCACAACCCGGGCCTCTGACCGTCATCGCATGACGCGCCGGCTGCAGCTGAGCAGCTACCCGGTTGCTGCAGTGCGAACCGCACACCGGAACGCGTGTTGCCCGGGTCGAGCGGAAGCGAGTCGGGTGCGAAGGGGAATGCGCTCAGGCGCGCTGTTCGTCACCGGAGACGTAGGTGTCGTCGTCATCGGCGGAATACTCCGCCCATTTCGACGCCTCTTCGCTGTAATCGTCATGCGGCGAGCTGGTGAGCTCGCGCTCAAGCGCGTTGTAGTCGGTGTTCGGGCTGAAGTACTTCAGTTCCCGAGCGACCTTGGTGTGCTTGGCTTTCTGACGGCCGCGCCCCATGCGTGACCCCCTTACGACATCTGGCCGGGTGGGATTTGGTCGTCACCCGGCGCTCATCTGATAAATGAATTCGTCCAACCTCCAGTTTAGCACCGCCTCCGACACGATTCGGCGTCCTCCACAGGCATGCCGGAGTCGCGGTGTCGTCGACAACCCATCCGCAGCGCGCGGGTGCGGCGGTCGCCTCGGGATGGTCCTGATGTCGTTCAGTCTGTTCAGGGTCGGGTGATGTCCGGTTCGGTGCGAGTGACGCGCAGCACGACGTTGCCGCGTTTGCGCCCGGTGTCGACGTAGCGGTGCGCGTCGACGATGTCGGTGAGGTCGTAGGCGCGGTCGATGACGGGTCGGTAGCGACCGGACTCCGCGAGGCTCACGATGTGCGCGAGCTCGTCAGCGCCGGGCTTGCCGACATCCCAGGTGACGAGCTTTCCCGAGCGGCGGCTCTGTCCGCGGCTGCGAAGCATCGACCGCAGATCGCAGATGACGAGCAGGAGCGCTCCGCCCGGGTTGATGGATGCCTCGACCCGGCCGAAGGGGGCGTTGCCGACGCAGTCGACGATCACGTCGTACGTGTCGTCTCCCGCTGTGAAGTCCTGCCGCGTGTAATCGATGACCCGGTCGGCGCCGAGCGAGGTGACCAATTCGGTGTTCTTGCCGCTTGTCACCGCGGTGACGTGGGCGCCGCGGTGCTTCGCGAGCTGGACGGCCGCAGTGCCGACGGCCCCTGATGCTCCGTTGACGACCACGGTGGTGCCCGGCCCGATCGCGACCTTCCTGAAGAAGCCCTCGGCGGTGATGCCGCCGAACACCAGGGTGACCGCTTCCTCGAAGGTCATGGTGGTGGGAGCGCGCGTGATGGCGCCGTCAGCGCGCACGCACACGTACTCGGCGTGGGCTCCGAAATCACCACTCATCATGGCGATGACCCGGTCGCCGGGAGCGAAGGCGGTGACGCCGGCACCGACGGCCTCGATCACGCCCGCGGCATCCATGCCCAGGATGGGGCGGCTGGGTCGGAACAGGCCGAGTCCGGCGGCGGCGAGCATCCCGAGGCCGGCCGGGATGTCGCGAGCGCGGGCCCGGTGGTCGGCGATGCTCACGGTGCTCGCGTGCACCCGGATCAGCACCTCGCCGGGCTTCGGTGCGGGAATGGCGCGTTGATCGAGGTGAACCTCCTCGGGAGCGCCGAAACGACGGTAGACGGCCGCGGTCATTGTGCGGGGTGTTGCGAGGTTCGTTGTCATGACTCGATGCTCGCTCGCGGTGCGTTGCTGGGCATCGGCAGAACGGCCCGGATCTTCTCGGCCGAAAGTACGGGTCTGAGTCCGTGCTGAAGGCCGATGTCCGGGGCGCTCGATCAGGCGAGCATCGAGACATGTCGCAACAGATGAAGGCCACCCGCTCGAGTGCCGCGAAGGCGGAAGAGCGGCGGCGGCCGAGGAGCGGATGGCTCGCGATCACCGGCCTCCTGCTGCTCAGTGCGCTCCCCGTGCTCGGCGGCGTGCTTCGCCTGAGGGACGTGAGCGCCGACCCCGAAAGCGCGGTGCTCTTGGCCTCATCGGTGCCGATCGTCGCGCACATCGTGGCGATGAGCATGTACTGCCTTCTCGGCGCATTCCAGTTCTCTCCGGCACTGCGAATTTCGCGCGGTTGGCACCGTACCGCCGGCCGTGCCCTGATCCCCGCCGGATTCATCGCGGCACTGTCGGCCGTCTGGCTCGCGGTCTTCTTCGGGGGCCCCGCGGATGAGCTCGCTCTTGCGCTGGTGCGTCTCGCCTTCGGCGTGGCGATGACAGTCTTCCTCGTGCTGGCAGTGATCGCGATCACGCGTCGCGACTTCACTGCGCACGGAGCATGGATGACGCGCGCCTACGCGATCGCCGTCTCCGGCGGGACCCAAGCGCTCGTCTTCGCGCTGTGGACGCTCGTCGTCGGTGAGGTCGACGCATCCGGCGAGGCATGGCTCGTTGCCGCGGGCTTCGTGATCAACAGCGTCGTGGCGGAGCTGCTCATCCGGCGTCGGCTCAGCCGGCGGATGCGCGGGGTGCCGGGCCGTGGTGCGCTCGTATCATGAGGTGGTGACCGGACTCGTACGTTCCGTGTGGGGCGCGCCGAGCGCCGTGCCCCCGCCGCCGCGCCGAGTGTGGCGGGACTGGGCGCTGTTGGCGCTGGTCGCCGCGCTCGCGGTCGTGGAGGGCGTCGTCAGATCAGACCTTCCGTATCCGGTGGTCTCGGTGCTCGTGCTGCTGGTGATCACTCCGACGGTGTTGTGGCGTCGCACGAGGCCGCTGCTCATGCTCGTGATCGCCGTGGCCGTGACGACGCCGCTGCAACTGCTGCCCGACTCGATCCTCTACACGAGCCTCTTCGTCATGGTGATCGTCTACGCCCTGTTCCGCTGGGGAGCAGGTCGCGACATGGTGATCGGGTCGGCCATCCTCCTCGCGAGTCTCGGCTTCGCGTTCGTTCCGGGTGGAGGCCTCGACGACCTGATCGGCGGGTTCGCACTGCTGCTCTCGGTGGCGCTGCTCGGTGTCGTGTTCCGCTACCGGGCGGGATCCCGGCAACGCCGCCTCGACCGCATCCGGATGCTGGAGCGCGAGCACCTTGCCCGTGACCTGCACGACACGGTCGCCCACCACGTCTCGGCCATCGCGATCCGTGCCCAGGCGGGCCTTGCGGTGGCGGCACGGGATCCGCGCGCCGCGCAGGACGCGCTCGGCGTGATCGAGGCGGAGGCGGCCAAGACCCTGAGCGAACTGAGGTCGATGGTGCGGGTGCTGCGCCAGGACGAGACGGCCGAACTCGCGCCGAGCCCGGGGCTGGGCGGCATCGAGCAGCTCGCCGGAACGAGGCCGGGCGGCGCGGCGGTCACCGTGAAGGTCGCAGGCGACGACGGCAGCATCCCGCCGCCCGTGGCCGCCGCCGTCTACCGTCTCGCGCAGGAGTCCGTGACCAACGCCCTTCGTCACGCGCGGCAGGTCACCCGTGTCGACGTGCTCGTGGAGGCGGACGAGGGCGGGGTGCGGCTGAGCGTGACGAACGACGGAGATGTGGCCGCGTCGCCGACGCCCGGCTTCGGCATCGTCGGCATGATGGAACGCGCCGCCCTGCTCGGCGGCACCTGCCAGGCCGGCCCCGCACCGGGCGGCGGATGGGCCGTCATCGCGGAGCTTCCTCGTGTTGGATGGGAACCGTGACCATCCGCGTGCTCATCGCCGACGACCAGGAGCTCGTGCGCACTGGGCTGGGCCTGCTCCTTGGCGCGCAGCCCGACATCGAGGTCGTGGGTCAGGCCGTCGACGGCAATGAAGCGGTCGCCCTGGCCCGAAGCCTGCGACCCGACGTCTGCCTGTTCGACATCCGGATGCCCGGCCTCGACGGCATCGAGGCGACCCGCGTGCTCGCCGGCCCGGGCGTGGACGACCCGATGGCGATCGTCATCATCACGACCTTCGACCTCGACGAGTACGTCTTCGCAGCGCTGCGGGCGGGGGCCAAGGGCTTCCTGCTCAAGGATGCCGGTTCGGAGCTGCTCGCCCAGGCGATCCGCGCTGCTGCGAGCGGGGATGCCCTGATCGCCCCCAATGTCACGGTGCGGCTGCTCGAAGCCTTCGCCGGGGCCGCGCCCGCCGCGCCGCCGCCGCAGCCGGTCGACCCGCTCACCGAGCGCGAGGAGCAGGTGCTCGCGAAGGTCGCGCTGGGGCTGAGCAACAGCGAGATCGCGAGCGAGCTGTACATCACCCTCAGCACGGTGAAGACGCACGTCGCGAGCCTCATGACCAAGCTCGGCGCCCGCAACCGCGTCGAGATCGCCATCTGGGCGCATCAGACGGGGTGGATGCGCGCACGACCTACCGGCGATGGAGACTAGCTTCGGCTGGAGTACTGCGAGCACCCAGCAAACCGTGCTGAGATTGTCAGGTGATGACGACGAGCCCCGAGCGTGTGAAGGTCGTGGTGATCGGCGCCGGGCAGGCCGGTCTGTCGGTCGCCTTCTATCTGCGTCGGTTCGAGCTCGTGGCCGATCAGGACTTCGTCATGCTCGACCGCGCCCCCGGGTCGGGAGGTGCCTGGCAGCACCGCTGGTCGTCGCTTCGGCTCGGCACGGCGCACCGCGTGAACGATCTGCCGGGCATGTCGGAGCTCGGGCTGAGCTTCGACACCGCCGACCGCGATCTGCCCGCGAAAGAGGTCGTCGCCGACTACTACGGCCGCTTCGAGCAGCACTTCGATCTGCGCGTGCGGCGCCCCATGCAGGTGCGGCAGGTCGTGAACGACGGCGTCGACCTGCAAGTGCGTTACGAAGACCTCGCCCCGCAGCCGCCCGAGGAGCAGAAGGCGGCTCGCGGCCTCTTCGGGCGTCGGCGCAAGACCTTCGAGCAACCGGTGACGCCGGCCGCGCCGCAGCACGAGCTCAGCACGCAGTTCCTCGTCAACGCGACCGGCACCTGGGGCTCGCCGTTCGTGCCGTACTACCCGGGCATGGCCGACTTCGCCGGGCGTCACGTGCACACGTCCGACTTCAGCGATGCCGAAGACTTCCGCGACCAGCACGTCGTCGTGGTCGGCGGCGGCACCTCGGCGATCGGCTTCATGCTCGAACTCGAAGACGTCGCCGCCGGGCTCACCTGGGTTTCACGTCGGCCGATCGACTGGCTCGACCAGCAGGAGCTCGACCTCGAAGGGGCATCCGCCGCCGTCGCCATGCAAGACGAGGCCGCGCGTTCGGGTCGCGCACTGCCGTCGATCGTGAGCGGAACGGGCGTGTCGAAGAGCCGTCGCATGGCCGCCGGCATCGAGCGAGGGCTGCTCGTCGCGCGCCCCATGTTCGATCGCATCGAGCCCGACCGTGTCGTCTGGGAGGGTGAGGAATCGGGCATGGCCCGTGCCGACGTCATCATCTGGGCGACGGGGTTCCGCCCCGACCTGCGTCACCTCGCACCGCTGAAGCTCCGCGAGAAGGCCGGCGGCATCACGGTGGGGCAGGGCGCCGCATGGAACGACCCGCGCATCTTCCTCGCGGGCTACGGCCCGCAGGCGTCGACGATCGGCGCCAACCGCGCCGGTCGCATGATCGCCCGCCAGATCATGGCGATGATCTGACCCCTCTCTTCGCGGATGTGCGGAGAACGGTCAACGCCGCTTCCGATTCGACTCGACGAGCGGGCGGCGCAGCACCGGCCGCACGGGCTCGCCGCGACGGTCCTGACCCGGCAGCGGGCGTGAGCGACGTCCGTAGAG encodes:
- a CDS encoding potassium transporter Trk yields the protein MTDPVSTNEPDEQRTPQSGDASVPLETEVARDTVTVRRAPRYSRFLTLGALVGAVVALILTFAFPPNDEFDRGQVFGFLLLACAAIGVALGAGVALVIDRTTARRAKSVAVEHESTRPVDE
- a CDS encoding LLM class flavin-dependent oxidoreductase, which codes for MRTPVSIGLIGTTDASIVAALAPRIERLGFHALWLNDVPGGDSLAGLRVAAAETSTLRLATGVIPLDRRPVESLDLAAAPAKRLSVGIGSGRARRSLALVGDGITALRAATEAEVIVGALGPRMRRLAAERADGALFNWLTPEAAASAVHELRDVAGDRPVRGILYVRTIVETAARPALEHEAARYDAVPAYAANFARLGTRAIDATVSSADELAAYDGAVDEIVLRAITPDGSLAELERFVDDTAGWLGRSA
- a CDS encoding sensor histidine kinase, whose translation is MTGLVRSVWGAPSAVPPPPRRVWRDWALLALVAALAVVEGVVRSDLPYPVVSVLVLLVITPTVLWRRTRPLLMLVIAVAVTTPLQLLPDSILYTSLFVMVIVYALFRWGAGRDMVIGSAILLASLGFAFVPGGGLDDLIGGFALLLSVALLGVVFRYRAGSRQRRLDRIRMLEREHLARDLHDTVAHHVSAIAIRAQAGLAVAARDPRAAQDALGVIEAEAAKTLSELRSMVRVLRQDETAELAPSPGLGGIEQLAGTRPGGAAVTVKVAGDDGSIPPPVAAAVYRLAQESVTNALRHARQVTRVDVLVEADEGGVRLSVTNDGDVAASPTPGFGIVGMMERAALLGGTCQAGPAPGGGWAVIAELPRVGWEP
- the purM gene encoding phosphoribosylformylglycinamidine cyclo-ligase; this translates as MTSNSSYAAAGVDTQAGDLAVELMKASVSATHGPDVLGGVGGFAGLFDLSFAKDYTRPLLATSTDGVGTKIAIAQALDKHDTIGQDLVGMVVDDIVVVGAKPLFMTDYIACGKVVPERIASIVTGIARACAETGTALVGGETAEHPGLMGVDDYDVAGAATGIVEADRLLGAEKVETGDAVIAIASSGLHSNGFSLVRSILRQAEIDFVDRSDELGATWGEALLEPTRLYSGQLVELLAGPHGDAVHSLSHVTGGGIAANLARVLPLGSWVELDRATWSPAPVFRVLSDLAGTTLESTEGTWNLGIGFFAVVRADAAASVISALDALGLPSWQAGTVTIGDRDLAGFEQGAKGVDGGAVRLVGSYAS
- a CDS encoding DUF3073 domain-containing protein produces the protein MGRGRQKAKHTKVARELKYFSPNTDYNALERELTSSPHDDYSEEASKWAEYSADDDDTYVSGDEQRA
- a CDS encoding NAD(P)-dependent alcohol dehydrogenase; the encoded protein is MTTNLATPRTMTAAVYRRFGAPEEVHLDQRAIPAPKPGEVLIRVHASTVSIADHRARARDIPAGLGMLAAAGLGLFRPSRPILGMDAAGVIEAVGAGVTAFAPGDRVIAMMSGDFGAHAEYVCVRADGAITRAPTTMTFEEAVTLVFGGITAEGFFRKVAIGPGTTVVVNGASGAVGTAAVQLAKHRGAHVTAVTSGKNTELVTSLGADRVIDYTRQDFTAGDDTYDVIVDCVGNAPFGRVEASINPGGALLLVICDLRSMLRSRGQSRRSGKLVTWDVGKPGADELAHIVSLAESGRYRPVIDRAYDLTDIVDAHRYVDTGRKRGNVVLRVTRTEPDITRP
- a CDS encoding DUF2306 domain-containing protein, which produces MSQQMKATRSSAAKAEERRRPRSGWLAITGLLLLSALPVLGGVLRLRDVSADPESAVLLASSVPIVAHIVAMSMYCLLGAFQFSPALRISRGWHRTAGRALIPAGFIAALSAVWLAVFFGGPADELALALVRLAFGVAMTVFLVLAVIAITRRDFTAHGAWMTRAYAIAVSGGTQALVFALWTLVVGEVDASGEAWLVAAGFVINSVVAELLIRRRLSRRMRGVPGRGALVS
- a CDS encoding zinc-binding alcohol dehydrogenase, which produces MIRENASRPVLLALYLREVLAIASPVELPRLRDVGAVGERLEMDRHDQLEQQWRTWWAMTVEPETHPSAVPLELVHAFETEVALPTSGSEVLAAAIVGHAEAARAWADWAHEGYRGASAARRGDSYRAYAGTIAEHEREVGRRAHSFELNVEVLPLAESGVWWIGELTVAVTDSLRADASAFDDAMHPIIAELA
- the purF gene encoding amidophosphoribosyltransferase, whose amino-acid sequence is MCGIVGIVSTEPANQQIYDSLLLLQHRGQDSTGIATADGPVFHMAKARGQVREAFRTRDMRSLIGNMGLGHVRYTTKGASEREEEAQPFYVNAPYGIILVHNGNLTNTRELSEDLFRIDRRHVNSTSDTEMLLNVLATELQGQITGLDLDPDQVFAAVEQVHERVEGSYAVIALIAGYGLLAFRDPFGIRPLILGRRTADNGRDEWIVASESLVLESGGYEIVRDVHPGEAIFIGLDGQMVSRQCAKNAVLVPCSFEYVYLARPDSIMNGISVYEARLRMGDRLATTIETHMDKGDIDVVMPIPDSSRPSAMQVAQKLGIEYREGFYKNRYVGRTFIMPGQAERKRSVRQKLNAMGTEFKGKNILIVDDSIVRGTTSKEIVEMARAAGANKVTFTSAAPPVRFPHVYGINMPSRQELIAYDRKIPEIATELSADHMIYQEVADLQAAITEGTSIEQLDLSCFTGEYVTGTVTEEYLGWVERTQLS
- a CDS encoding nuclear transport factor 2 family protein codes for the protein MADDAVIRDKLRLMFETPGGDVEHAEALYHDDAVLEFPQSGERYEGREAFTAWRSRYPAGVAFTILRVTVRDDLAVVELTASYDGGAGMYGVSIHEFRGDRISLERIYVADGWDAPDWRKPWRSDRPVHNPGL
- a CDS encoding hotdog fold thioesterase; the protein is MSIWFGEPSLEWANARDETMIRAIGIEITETTDDSLKGRMPVDHRTRQPGGVLHGGASVALAETLASWGATLTVDPAKFYCVGMEINANHVRPVAEGWVYGEATPLTRGRTTQVWEIRITDAAGRLVCISRCTMAVLAKPSEY